One region of Gemmatimonadota bacterium genomic DNA includes:
- a CDS encoding riboflavin synthase codes for MFTGIVETTGVVRSLESLDRDAGENAAGGNEGAGEKTCGLKLTVEAPSMAPDFAQGASVAVNGVCLTVVDTTGEIFSVELVPETVSRTTFGSLKAGHQVNLERPLRLSDRIDGHLVQGHVDGVGRIAAREERGNSLWYEVEIPDDLTPFVIEKGSIALDGISLTIAGLTGSLAAVSIIPHTASITTFGGRQIGDEVNIEVDMIGRYVASLLHAGSDTDRGAHPGPSPITESWLKERM; via the coding sequence ATGTTCACGGGTATCGTTGAAACCACGGGTGTTGTCCGGTCGCTGGAATCGCTGGACCGGGACGCGGGCGAAAACGCCGCGGGTGGGAACGAGGGCGCGGGCGAGAAAACGTGCGGCCTCAAGCTCACCGTGGAGGCGCCGTCCATGGCGCCGGACTTTGCGCAGGGCGCCAGCGTCGCCGTCAACGGCGTCTGCCTGACCGTCGTGGACACCACAGGCGAGATATTCTCTGTGGAACTCGTACCCGAAACGGTCTCCCGGACGACCTTCGGAAGCCTGAAGGCCGGGCATCAGGTCAACCTGGAGCGGCCGCTGCGTCTTTCGGACCGGATAGACGGCCACCTGGTCCAGGGGCACGTGGACGGCGTGGGACGCATCGCGGCGCGGGAAGAACGGGGCAACAGCCTGTGGTACGAGGTGGAAATACCGGACGATCTGACGCCCTTCGTCATCGAGAAAGGGTCCATCGCACTGGATGGAATAAGCTTGACAATTGCCGGTCTGACGGGTAGTTTGGCCGCCGTATCGATCATCCCGCACACCGCGTCGATTACGACGTTCGGCGGCAGGCAGATCGGTGACGAGGTGAACATAGAAGTGGACATGATCGGCCGGTACGTCGCGTCCCTTCTGCATGCCGGCAGCGATACGGACCGGGGAGCGCACCCGGGTCCGTCACCCATCACCGAATCCTGGTTGAAAGAGCGCATGTAG
- a CDS encoding 6,7-dimethyl-8-ribityllumazine synthase produces MTRTIEGSLENGGDDRYGIVAGRFNGFITESLMKGALDGFNRHGVDEDRIDVVWVPGAFEIPLVARNMAASGHYDAVICLGCVIRGATPHFDYVAGEAASGIAAAARDTGVPVIFGVLTTENLEQAIERAGTKAGNRGWDAALAALEMADVMRRLNGPGGPGGPGGPGGPGDPE; encoded by the coding sequence GTGACGAGAACCATTGAAGGCAGCCTGGAGAACGGAGGAGACGACCGGTACGGCATCGTGGCCGGTCGTTTCAACGGGTTCATCACCGAGTCCCTGATGAAGGGCGCGCTGGATGGATTTAACCGCCACGGAGTGGATGAAGACCGGATCGACGTGGTCTGGGTGCCGGGCGCTTTCGAGATTCCCCTGGTGGCCCGGAACATGGCGGCAAGCGGGCATTATGACGCCGTGATCTGCCTGGGATGCGTCATCCGCGGCGCCACCCCCCACTTCGACTACGTGGCCGGGGAAGCGGCCAGCGGGATCGCCGCCGCGGCCCGGGACACCGGGGTGCCGGTGATCTTCGGCGTGCTGACCACGGAGAACCTCGAACAGGCCATCGAACGGGCGGGTACGAAGGCGGGCAACCGGGGTTGGGACGCCGCGCTGGCCGCCCTGGAAATGGCGGACGTGATGCGCCGGCTAAACGGCCCGGGCGGACCAGGCGGACCAGGCGGACCAGGCGGACCAGGGGATCCGGAGTGA
- a CDS encoding DUF2723 domain-containing protein codes for MVAYRVVSMAGMAMAFIVSLAVYTKTIAPTVPFWDGGEFIAASYILGIPHPPGSPLYILIGRLFTVLPDLGLGIAWLVNFSSCLFSALTVTAVYLVIVKAVTLNRDRDGLSLYESLAVCCSALTGGLLLAFSDTFWFNAVEAEVYALSMLCMMACTWLMLHWIERHEHNGSERYLFLVGYLAFLGIAVHMFTMLILPAAFLCVVFTDRVIRSNRKLVLLCAAMGLILFSVVASIDVFFVTVPLAIAGLVLTRGRLPWGYLALLCIFAVAVVFFGMEGVGAYNGLPLIVICGFEATFGTVMFSLALVSAALALVSATADDPGRYKWPFWTVVLFLAVLGYSVNFYVPIRAAQQPIINENDPSTWQNFEGFLERKQYGQESMFESMLNRKGSWSSQFGNGENMGFWRFFSRQFSAPSFPFWLFPVLLVVLGIVSQAERDHRSTVFLGAMLLICSIGLILYMNFSDGSRGIQREVRIRDYFYTPAFVFAAVLMGIGVRSLLNQVGVWLGRLRLPVDKGTAGIAVLMTALPLVPFAYHYESHSREGNYIPYDYAYNMLQSCDENSLIFTNGDNDTFTLWFLQEVEGIRKDVRVINLSLLNTNWYIKQLKHLEPRVPITLADETIDMLSIQGWEEREVNHAGITWTVPPAGMLGEDIGYLRVQDLMILHILEQNNWEKPVFFAVTVSPENDVALDDYMQLEGMVWRVLPDPDPDLMDVERTRHNLWNVYQYRGIADPEVYKDPQIRTLLRNYTVSFHQLALNQWRRGRPDQAIETMEKYLEYDITNGALERLMLIQFNADQGEFAGVEGLASELAGDFSTFDGYTILSQSLRRLGREAEAAELLERGVSAHPEYATGYDQLVNLYFRMDDSDRMLETLERWQRIAPGDTVVQDMIEDLKEAGDERGP; via the coding sequence ATGGTTGCCTATCGTGTTGTTTCCATGGCCGGCATGGCGATGGCGTTCATCGTGTCGCTGGCCGTGTACACCAAGACCATCGCGCCGACGGTGCCCTTCTGGGACGGCGGCGAATTCATCGCGGCATCCTATATCCTGGGCATACCCCATCCGCCGGGATCCCCGCTCTACATCCTGATCGGCCGGCTCTTCACCGTACTGCCCGACCTGGGCCTGGGCATCGCCTGGCTGGTGAATTTCTCCTCGTGCCTCTTCAGCGCGCTCACGGTGACGGCCGTTTACCTGGTTATCGTGAAGGCGGTTACACTCAATCGGGACCGGGACGGACTGTCCCTCTACGAAAGCCTGGCCGTCTGCTGCAGCGCGTTGACGGGCGGGCTTCTGCTGGCCTTCTCCGATACGTTCTGGTTCAACGCGGTGGAAGCCGAGGTCTACGCGCTCTCCATGCTGTGCATGATGGCCTGTACCTGGCTGATGCTGCACTGGATCGAACGGCACGAGCATAACGGCAGCGAGCGTTATCTCTTCCTGGTCGGTTACCTGGCTTTTCTCGGCATCGCCGTGCACATGTTCACCATGCTGATTCTGCCGGCCGCGTTCCTCTGCGTGGTCTTCACGGACCGGGTCATCCGTTCGAACCGGAAGCTGGTGCTGCTTTGCGCGGCCATGGGCCTGATCCTGTTCAGCGTCGTGGCTTCCATCGACGTGTTTTTCGTCACGGTACCCCTCGCTATTGCCGGACTGGTCCTCACCAGGGGGCGGCTGCCGTGGGGTTACCTGGCGCTGCTGTGCATCTTCGCCGTCGCCGTGGTGTTCTTCGGCATGGAAGGCGTGGGCGCATACAACGGACTCCCGCTGATCGTAATCTGCGGATTCGAGGCCACGTTCGGCACGGTGATGTTCAGCCTGGCGCTGGTGAGCGCGGCCCTGGCCCTGGTCTCGGCCACGGCCGACGATCCCGGGCGCTACAAGTGGCCGTTCTGGACGGTAGTGCTCTTTCTCGCCGTACTGGGCTATTCCGTGAACTTCTACGTGCCGATCCGGGCGGCCCAGCAGCCTATCATCAACGAGAACGATCCGTCGACCTGGCAGAACTTCGAAGGATTCCTGGAACGCAAGCAGTACGGCCAGGAAAGCATGTTCGAATCGATGCTCAACAGAAAGGGCAGCTGGTCCTCCCAGTTCGGAAACGGAGAAAACATGGGATTCTGGCGGTTCTTTTCCCGTCAGTTCAGCGCCCCGTCCTTTCCCTTCTGGCTCTTCCCCGTTCTGCTGGTCGTCCTGGGCATCGTCTCCCAGGCGGAGCGGGACCACCGCAGCACGGTCTTCCTGGGCGCCATGCTGCTGATCTGCAGCATCGGGCTCATCCTCTACATGAACTTTTCGGACGGTTCGCGCGGCATACAACGGGAGGTCCGCATCCGGGACTACTTCTACACCCCGGCCTTCGTATTCGCCGCGGTGCTGATGGGCATCGGCGTCCGGTCTCTGCTGAACCAGGTCGGCGTCTGGCTGGGCCGGCTGCGGCTGCCCGTGGACAAGGGAACGGCCGGTATCGCCGTGCTGATGACCGCACTGCCCCTGGTCCCCTTTGCCTACCATTACGAGTCCCACTCCCGGGAAGGCAATTACATACCCTACGACTACGCCTACAACATGCTGCAGTCCTGCGACGAGAACAGTCTCATCTTCACGAACGGCGACAACGACACCTTCACGCTCTGGTTCCTCCAGGAGGTGGAAGGCATCCGCAAGGACGTGCGGGTAATCAATCTCAGCCTCCTCAACACGAACTGGTACATCAAGCAACTGAAGCACCTGGAACCCAGGGTACCCATCACCCTGGCCGACGAGACCATCGACATGCTGAGCATCCAGGGCTGGGAGGAACGGGAGGTGAATCACGCGGGCATTACGTGGACCGTGCCCCCGGCCGGCATGCTGGGAGAGGACATCGGATATCTCAGGGTACAGGATCTGATGATCCTGCACATCCTGGAGCAGAACAACTGGGAAAAACCCGTATTCTTCGCTGTGACCGTCTCGCCGGAGAACGACGTGGCCCTGGACGATTACATGCAGCTGGAAGGCATGGTCTGGCGGGTCCTCCCGGATCCCGATCCGGACCTGATGGACGTGGAGCGGACCCGGCACAACCTCTGGAACGTCTACCAGTACCGCGGTATAGCGGATCCCGAGGTCTACAAGGACCCGCAGATCCGCACCCTCCTGCGGAACTACACCGTGTCCTTCCATCAACTGGCGCTGAACCAGTGGCGACGCGGGCGGCCTGACCAGGCCATCGAGACCATGGAGAAGTACCTGGAGTACGACATCACGAACGGCGCGCTTGAACGGCTGATGCTCATCCAGTTCAATGCCGACCAGGGCGAGTTTGCCGGTGTTGAGGGCCTTGCGTCGGAACTGGCCGGGGATTTCAGTACCTTCGACGGATATACCATCCTGAGCCAGTCCCTGCGGAGACTGGGCCGCGAGGCGGAGGCCGCCGAACTGCTGGAACGGGGCGTTTCGGCCCATCCTGAATATGCCACGGGATACGATCAACTGGTGAATCTCTATTTCCGGATGGATGATTCGGACCGCATGCTTGAAACGCTGGAAAGGTGGCAGCGGATCGCTCCGGGCGATACGGTCGTACAGGACATGATCGAGGATCTCAAGGAAGCCGGCGATGAGCGCGGACCCTAG
- a CDS encoding metallophosphoesterase family protein, with amino-acid sequence MASWTPWPRDISRRRTRPDPARSACRRIHRKRNLDVRYGILSDIHGNLEALDAVLEAMAGERIGRYLCLGDIVGYGASPNVCLDRVTGLTTDVIVGNHDHAAIGKLDISTFNPYAAEAALWTRRQLTPDGRRYLGGLPYIWRNDDIFIVHASPVRPEEWIYLTSSWQADEAFDAMPAGVALCALGHTHAPMIFEKRNAEDRSRQIPPSALELASERRYIVNVGSVGQPRDGDPRAAYCVYDTEMKQIEIKRVPYDLESAQRKIREAGLPDLLAERLEFGR; translated from the coding sequence ATGGCGTCCTGGACGCCGTGGCCGCGAGACATCTCACGGCGGCGGACCAGGCCTGATCCCGCCCGATCGGCTTGCCGGCGCATACACAGGAAACGAAACCTCGACGTGCGATACGGCATTCTGTCCGACATACACGGGAACCTGGAAGCGCTGGATGCCGTACTCGAAGCGATGGCCGGTGAGCGTATCGGCCGTTACCTCTGTCTGGGTGACATCGTTGGTTACGGCGCCAGTCCCAATGTGTGCCTCGACCGCGTTACCGGACTGACGACGGACGTGATCGTGGGCAATCACGACCATGCCGCGATCGGGAAGCTGGATATCTCCACGTTCAACCCCTATGCGGCGGAAGCGGCGCTGTGGACACGGCGGCAGCTTACGCCCGACGGCCGGCGCTACCTGGGAGGGTTGCCCTATATCTGGCGGAACGATGATATCTTTATCGTCCACGCGAGCCCGGTCCGTCCGGAGGAATGGATCTACCTGACGTCATCATGGCAGGCCGACGAAGCCTTCGATGCGATGCCCGCCGGTGTGGCGCTTTGCGCACTTGGTCACACACACGCGCCGATGATATTCGAGAAGCGGAACGCGGAGGACCGCAGCAGACAGATCCCGCCGTCCGCACTTGAACTGGCATCAGAGCGTAGATACATCGTGAATGTGGGCAGCGTGGGCCAGCCGCGGGACGGGGACCCCCGGGCGGCGTACTGCGTATACGATACGGAGATGAAGCAGATCGAGATAAAGCGGGTGCCCTACGACCTGGAATCCGCGCAACGGAAGATTCGCGAGGCCGGCCTGCCGGACCTGCTCGCCGAGCGGCTTGAATTCGGCCGGTGA
- a CDS encoding glycosyltransferase family 4 protein: MRILVINWRDIRNPEAGGAEVHLHETFSRIAAWGNEVALLCSRFPGAAESERIDGIDVIRHGGKWTFNLTAPWYYRRHLAQRSFDVVIEDINKIPALLPWFLDGPPLMVLLHHLFGTTFYREINPVLATYLYFMERLIPRVYRRCLFEAVSESTRDELVRMGVAADRISVVHNGLDSRFLDAANTGATAAQEQKDAPAAPDRKEPGLVIYLGRLKKYKNVDHLIQAMAIVREEVPDARLVIVGTGDRRRALEALTRSTGLDDAVRFTGFVSEEEKLRLLTRAEVAAYPSSKEGWGITVIEANACGVPVVAARVSGLRDAVVDGETGVLVPLGDREAMARALIDLLHDREKRERLAGNAVARSRLYTWENTARQTLQMIRRSMEEGTDAA; encoded by the coding sequence ATGCGCATTCTGGTCATAAACTGGAGGGATATCCGCAACCCGGAAGCGGGCGGCGCCGAAGTACACCTGCACGAGACCTTCTCTCGGATTGCCGCATGGGGGAACGAGGTCGCTCTGCTCTGCAGCCGGTTTCCCGGCGCGGCGGAATCCGAGCGGATCGACGGGATCGACGTTATCCGTCACGGCGGGAAATGGACGTTCAACCTGACTGCGCCCTGGTACTATCGAAGACACCTGGCTCAACGGTCCTTCGACGTCGTCATCGAAGACATCAACAAGATCCCGGCACTGCTGCCCTGGTTTCTGGACGGCCCCCCGCTGATGGTCCTGCTTCACCATCTTTTCGGGACCACGTTCTACCGGGAAATCAACCCGGTGCTTGCGACCTACCTGTACTTCATGGAACGGTTGATACCCCGGGTGTACCGCCGCTGCCTCTTCGAGGCGGTCTCCGAAAGCACCCGGGACGAACTCGTCAGGATGGGGGTCGCGGCGGACCGGATCAGCGTCGTGCACAACGGGTTGGACAGCCGGTTTCTGGACGCCGCGAACACGGGCGCAACGGCCGCTCAGGAACAGAAGGATGCGCCGGCCGCTCCGGACCGAAAGGAACCCGGACTGGTCATATACCTCGGCCGCCTCAAGAAGTACAAGAACGTGGACCACCTGATCCAGGCCATGGCGATCGTCCGCGAGGAGGTTCCCGATGCGCGCCTGGTGATCGTGGGCACGGGCGACCGGCGGCGTGCGCTCGAGGCATTGACGCGGTCCACGGGCCTGGACGATGCAGTGCGATTCACGGGTTTCGTTTCCGAGGAAGAAAAACTGCGTCTACTGACCCGTGCCGAGGTGGCGGCCTATCCCTCGAGCAAGGAAGGATGGGGCATAACCGTGATCGAGGCCAATGCCTGCGGCGTGCCGGTCGTGGCTGCCCGGGTGTCCGGACTCCGGGACGCCGTGGTCGACGGGGAAACGGGCGTGCTGGTCCCGCTCGGGGACCGGGAGGCCATGGCGCGCGCGTTGATTGATCTGCTGCACGACCGCGAAAAACGCGAACGGCTCGCCGGGAATGCCGTGGCGAGGAGCAGGCTTTACACCTGGGAAAACACGGCCAGGCAGACGCTGCAGATGATCCGGCGATCCATGGAGGAAGGCACCGATGCCGCGTGA
- the ribD gene encoding bifunctional diaminohydroxyphosphoribosylaminopyrimidine deaminase/5-amino-6-(5-phosphoribosylamino)uracil reductase RibD, whose translation MTKSDHDAVFMRQALDLAARGAGRTSPNPMVGSVVVRNGVVLGEGYYREYGGRHAEPQALEEAGGRAQGATLYVTLEPCCHQGSTPPCTDAIIASGIARVHVAMADPDRRVSGKGIERLRAAGMTVETGLLEAEAQELNAAYVRHRETGQPFVLLKLAQTLDGRIATRNGHSKWITGEAARKRVHQMRSRADAVLVGIDTVLADDPRLTVRHVDGRQPRRIVLDSRARTPLEAQVLNGDAPAIVCVAENAPADRVDGLKGAGAEVLVLPGGDGLIPIDPLKSALGQAGIVTLMVEGGSRVAASFLRERAVDRIACFVAPRILGAGIPSIADLALDDLSKAIQLNDTQVEQLESDFLVTGTPGYA comes from the coding sequence ATGACGAAATCGGACCATGACGCGGTATTCATGCGCCAGGCGCTGGACCTCGCGGCGCGGGGAGCAGGGCGTACCAGTCCCAATCCCATGGTGGGTTCCGTGGTCGTCCGCAACGGCGTTGTCCTGGGCGAGGGGTACTACCGGGAGTACGGCGGGCGGCACGCCGAACCGCAGGCGCTCGAGGAGGCCGGCGGCCGCGCGCAGGGCGCCACGCTGTACGTTACCCTGGAACCCTGCTGCCACCAGGGCAGTACGCCGCCGTGCACGGACGCGATCATCGCATCGGGCATCGCCCGCGTCCACGTCGCCATGGCCGATCCGGACCGGCGCGTGTCCGGCAAGGGGATCGAGCGGCTGCGGGCCGCCGGCATGACCGTGGAGACGGGCCTGCTGGAAGCGGAAGCGCAGGAACTGAACGCGGCCTACGTGCGCCACCGGGAAACCGGCCAACCCTTCGTGCTGCTCAAGCTCGCCCAGACGCTGGACGGACGCATCGCCACAAGGAACGGCCATTCGAAATGGATCACCGGGGAGGCCGCGCGGAAACGGGTCCACCAGATGCGCAGCCGGGCGGACGCCGTGCTGGTGGGTATCGACACCGTACTGGCGGACGACCCGCGGCTCACCGTCCGGCACGTGGACGGCCGCCAGCCCCGTCGAATCGTGCTCGACAGCCGGGCCCGCACTCCGCTGGAAGCCCAGGTATTGAACGGCGATGCGCCGGCGATCGTGTGCGTAGCGGAGAACGCGCCCGCGGATCGGGTTGACGGATTGAAAGGTGCGGGCGCCGAGGTGTTGGTATTGCCTGGTGGAGACGGACTCATTCCAATTGACCCACTCAAGTCGGCGCTTGGCCAGGCCGGGATCGTGACCCTCATGGTGGAAGGCGGCAGCCGCGTGGCCGCTTCCTTCCTGCGGGAACGCGCCGTCGACCGGATCGCCTGCTTCGTCGCGCCTCGCATACTGGGCGCAGGGATCCCATCGATCGCCGACCTGGCACTGGACGACCTTTCAAAGGCGATCCAACTGAACGATACGCAGGTGGAGCAACTGGAGAGCGATTTCCTCGTCACGGGCACGCCGGGGTATGCCTGA
- the nusB gene encoding transcription antitermination factor NusB — translation MGRRAGRPGNGGRDAPAKRPGRTRRTRRTRRTRGSGVNARAGERRLGRELALQSLYLAEQTGGDPGKALPGLPGWSLASENARGFAEALIDQLLRHEEIVNGHITAVVRHWDRDRVARIDDCILRLGACELIAFLDIPTAVSINEAIELAKKYSTEQSGGFVNGVLDAVAARHLTAADQA, via the coding sequence TTGGGACGCCGCGCTGGCCGCCCTGGAAATGGCGGACGTGATGCGCCGGCTAAACGGCCCGGGCGGACCAGGCGGACCAGGCGGACCAGGCGGACCAGGGGATCCGGAGTGAACGCACGCGCGGGGGAACGTCGCCTGGGCCGTGAACTGGCACTGCAGTCGCTCTACCTCGCCGAACAGACCGGGGGGGATCCCGGCAAGGCCCTTCCCGGGCTTCCCGGCTGGTCCCTGGCGTCCGAGAACGCCCGGGGTTTCGCCGAAGCGCTGATTGATCAACTGCTGCGGCACGAAGAGATCGTGAACGGTCACATCACCGCGGTGGTGCGGCACTGGGACCGGGACCGCGTGGCCCGCATCGACGACTGCATCCTCCGGCTGGGCGCCTGCGAGCTCATCGCTTTTCTTGATATACCGACCGCTGTATCCATCAACGAAGCGATCGAACTGGCCAAAAAGTACAGCACGGAACAGTCAGGCGGGTTCGTCAATGGCGTCCTGGACGCCGTGGCCGCGAGACATCTCACGGCGGCGGACCAGGCCTGA
- a CDS encoding bifunctional 3,4-dihydroxy-2-butanone-4-phosphate synthase/GTP cyclohydrolase II: MSYPYCSIPEAVEEIKSGRILIVIDDEDRENEGDFIMAAERTTPAAINFMARYGRGLICLPTTRERLEELKVPAMVGEEVNTALHSTRFTVSVDAVNGTTSGISAADRAETVQVFVRPESRPDDLARPGHIFPLQAFDGGVLRRAGHTEATVDMVKLAGLYPAGVLCEIMDDDGSMARLPRLVEIANEHDLKIITIKDLIEYRRRSEKLVKRVVTTTIPSRHGEFESHLYEDQLTGDHHVALVKGNVDGEPNVLVRVHSQCLTGDVFGSMRCDCGDQLQQALKRISDEGSGVLLYMRQEGRGIGLANKLRAYALQDQGHDTVEANLALGLPVDARDYGIGSQILADLGLTTIRIMTNNPSKRFGIEGYGLEVTERVPLQTFPNSYNVGYLKTKRGKLGHLLDLEEPPDDVGFDSLL, from the coding sequence ATGTCGTACCCCTATTGTTCCATCCCGGAAGCGGTCGAGGAGATCAAGTCCGGGCGCATACTGATTGTCATCGACGACGAAGACCGCGAAAACGAAGGCGATTTCATCATGGCCGCCGAAAGAACGACACCGGCGGCCATCAATTTCATGGCCCGGTACGGCCGTGGACTGATCTGCCTTCCGACCACGCGCGAACGCCTGGAAGAACTGAAGGTGCCCGCCATGGTCGGCGAAGAGGTCAATACGGCGTTGCACAGCACGCGCTTCACCGTATCCGTCGATGCCGTGAATGGTACCACGTCGGGCATTTCCGCGGCGGACCGCGCCGAGACGGTCCAGGTGTTCGTCCGTCCGGAAAGCAGGCCCGACGACCTGGCGCGCCCAGGCCACATCTTCCCGCTGCAGGCCTTCGACGGCGGCGTCTTGCGCCGGGCCGGACACACCGAGGCCACGGTCGACATGGTGAAGCTGGCCGGTCTCTATCCCGCCGGCGTGCTCTGCGAGATCATGGACGACGACGGGTCCATGGCCCGCCTGCCCCGGCTGGTCGAGATCGCGAACGAGCACGACCTGAAGATCATCACGATCAAGGACCTGATCGAGTACCGCCGGCGCAGCGAGAAACTTGTCAAGCGTGTGGTCACCACGACCATCCCCAGCAGGCACGGGGAATTCGAGTCCCACCTGTACGAGGACCAGTTGACCGGCGACCACCACGTCGCCCTGGTCAAGGGCAACGTGGACGGTGAGCCGAACGTGCTCGTCCGCGTGCACTCCCAGTGTCTCACGGGGGATGTTTTCGGTTCCATGCGATGCGATTGCGGTGACCAGCTTCAGCAGGCGCTCAAGCGCATCAGCGACGAAGGCAGCGGCGTGCTCCTGTACATGCGCCAGGAGGGACGGGGCATCGGATTGGCCAACAAGCTCAGGGCCTACGCCCTCCAGGACCAGGGCCATGACACGGTGGAAGCGAACCTGGCGCTGGGCCTGCCCGTGGACGCGCGCGACTACGGGATCGGTTCCCAGATCCTGGCGGACCTGGGCCTGACCACGATCCGAATCATGACCAACAACCCGTCGAAACGGTTCGGGATCGAGGGGTACGGACTCGAGGTGACCGAACGCGTCCCGCTGCAGACTTTTCCGAACAGTTACAACGTGGGCTATCTCAAGACCAAGCGCGGCAAGCTGGGCCACCTGCTCGACCTCGAAGAGCCGCCGGACGACGTCGGATTCGACAGCCTGCTTTGA
- a CDS encoding branched-chain amino acid transaminase, giving the protein MATLPEAEYIWFNGKLVSWQDAKIHVLSHVVHYGSSFFEGMRCYKTNQGSAVFRLQEHVDRLFDSCKIYRVEIPYSPAEISEAVLETIRSNKHASCYVRPVVYRGYGLLSVDPLGCPVEVAIGTWDWGAYLGDDVMENGVDVCISSWTRPAPNTHPALSKAGGNYLNSQLIRMEAIENGYSEGIALNTDGLISEGSGENIFVVKEGRVITNSLAASVLGGITRNSVMTLAQDAGFEVVEQDIPREMLYIADEVFFVGSAVEVTPVRSIDRITVGGGSRGPVTKEIQDRFFAVTTGEGEDTHGWLTYV; this is encoded by the coding sequence ATGGCCACCCTGCCGGAGGCCGAATACATCTGGTTCAATGGGAAACTGGTATCCTGGCAAGACGCGAAGATCCATGTGCTTTCTCACGTGGTGCATTACGGTTCGAGTTTCTTCGAAGGCATGCGCTGCTATAAGACGAATCAGGGCTCCGCGGTGTTCCGCCTCCAGGAGCATGTGGACAGGCTCTTCGACTCCTGCAAGATCTACCGGGTGGAAATCCCCTACTCCCCAGCGGAAATCAGCGAGGCCGTCCTGGAAACCATCCGGTCCAACAAGCACGCTTCCTGTTACGTCCGGCCCGTCGTCTACCGCGGGTACGGCCTGCTGAGCGTCGACCCCCTGGGATGCCCCGTGGAAGTTGCCATCGGGACCTGGGACTGGGGCGCCTATCTCGGCGACGACGTAATGGAAAACGGCGTGGACGTGTGCATCTCGTCCTGGACCCGTCCCGCGCCCAATACCCACCCCGCCCTCTCCAAGGCCGGCGGGAACTACCTCAATTCCCAGTTGATCCGCATGGAGGCCATCGAGAACGGGTACAGCGAAGGCATCGCGCTGAACACCGACGGGCTGATCAGCGAGGGAAGCGGCGAGAACATCTTCGTCGTGAAGGAGGGCCGGGTCATCACGAACAGCCTGGCCGCCTCGGTCCTCGGCGGCATCACGCGCAACTCCGTCATGACGCTCGCCCAGGACGCCGGGTTCGAGGTCGTCGAACAGGACATTCCCCGGGAAATGCTCTACATCGCCGACGAGGTCTTCTTCGTGGGCAGCGCCGTGGAGGTGACGCCGGTCCGGTCCATCGACCGCATCACCGTGGGAGGCGGGTCTCGCGGTCCGGTCACGAAGGAGATCCAGGACCGTTTCTTCGCTGTCACGACAGGCGAAGGCGAGGATACCCACGGCTGGCTGACCTACGTGTGA